The Procambarus clarkii isolate CNS0578487 chromosome 4, FALCON_Pclarkii_2.0, whole genome shotgun sequence genomic sequence tggggtgtggggttggtggtggtaggtgggaggtgtggggttggtggtaggtgggaggtgtggggttggtggtggtaggtgggaggtgtggggttggtggtaggtgggaggtgtggggttggtggtaggtgggaggtgtggggttggtggtaggtgggaggtgtggggttcatTGTatttgggaggtgtggggttggtggtaggtgggaggtgtggggttggtgataggtgggaggtgtggggttggtggtaggtgggaggtgtggggttggtgggaggtgggaggtgtggggttggtggtaggtgggaggtgtggggttggtggtaggtgggacgtgtggggttggtggtaggggggaggtgtggggttggtggtagctgggaggtgtggggttggtggtaggggggaggtgtggggttggtggtaggtgggaggtgtggggttggtggtaggtgggaggtgtggggttgtggtaggtgggaggtgtggggttggtggtggtaggtgggaggtgtggggttggtggtaggcggGATGgagagtggtgctggtggtaggtgggaggtgtggggttggtggtaggtgggaggtgtggggttggtgggaggtgggaggtgtggggttggtggtggtaggtgggaggtgtggggttggtggtaggcggtggagagtggtgcaggtggtaggtgggaggtgtggggttggtggtaggtgggaggtgtggggttggtggtggtaggtgggagttgtggggtttgtggtaggtgggaggtgtggggttgcgggtaggggggaggtgtggggttggtggtaggtgggaggtgtttggttggtggtagggggaggtgtggggttggtggtaggtgggaggtgtggggttggtggtagggggaggtgtggggttggtggtaggtgggaggtgtggggttggtggtaggtgggaggtgtggggttggtggtggtaggtcgtaggtgtggggttggtggtgggaggtgtggggttggtggtggtaggtgggaggtgtggggttggtggtaggtgggaggtgtggggttggtgtggtaggtgggaggtgtggggttcatTGTatttgggaggtgtggggttggtggtaggtgggaggtgtggggttggtgataggtgggaggtgtggggttgtggtaggtgggaggtgtggggttggtgggaggtgggaggtgtggggttggtgataggtgggaggtgtggggttggtggtaggtgggaggtgtggggttggtgggaggtgggaggtgtggggttggtggtaggtgggaggtgtggggttggtggtaggtgggacgtgtggggttggtggtaggggggaggtgtggggttggtggtagctgggaggtgtggggttggtggtaggggggaggtgtggggttggtggtaggtgggaggtgtggggttggtggtaggtgggaggtgtggggttggtggtggtaggtgtggggttggtggtggtaggtgggaggtgtggggttggtggtggtaggtgggaggtgtggggatggtgtaggtgggaggtgtggggttggtgataggtgggaggtgtggggttggtggtaggtgggaggtgtggggttggtggtaggtgggaggtgtggggttggtggtaggtgggaggtgtggggttggtggtaggtgggaggtgtggggttgggaggtgggaggtgtggggttggtggtaggtgggaggtgtggggttggtggtaggtggaaggtgtggggttggtggtaggggggaggtgtgggttggtggtaggtgggaggtgtggggttggtggtaggtgggaggtgtggggttggtggtaggtgggaggtgtggggttggtggtaggcgggaggtgtggggtggtgggaggtgggaggtgtggggttggtgggaggtgtggagttggtggtggtagatgggaggtgtggggttggtggtaggcgggaggtgtggggttggtggtggtaggtgggaggtgtggggttggtggtaggtgggatggagagtggtgggggatggGAGAGTTGCAGGGGATgggagggtggaggtgagggatgGGAGAGCGGAGATGTGTGATGGGAGGACAGAGGTATGGGAAGGGAGAGCGTGTGTATGAAATGACGCGAGAGAAGGGAGAACTGAAGAGTGAGATAGAGAAAGGGGAACTATTGACAACGTGAGAAGAAAAAATGGGAGCTTCCACTCGgaaaaagaaagagagggagagagagagagagagagagagagaggagagagagagagagagagagagagagagagagagagagagaggagagagagagagagagaagtgagagagagagagagagagagagagagagagagagagagagagagagagagagagagagagagagagagagtgagagagagagagagagagagagagagagagagagagagagagagagagagagagagagagagagagaggagagagagagagagagagagagtgagagagagagagagagagtggagagagagagagagagagagagagagagagagagagagagagagagagagagagagagagagagagagagagtgagagagagagagagagagagagagagagagagagagagagagagagagagagagagagagagagagagaagagagagagagagagagtgagagagagagagagagaagagagagagagagagagagaggaggagagagagagagagagagagagagagagagagagagaggagagagaagagagagtgagagagagagagagagagagagagagagagagagagagagagagagagagagagagagagagagagagagagagagagagagagagagagagagagagagagagagagagagagtgagagagagagagagagagagagagagagagaagagagaggagagagagagagagagagagagagagaggagagagagaggagagagagagagtgagagagagagagagagtgagagagagagagagagagagagagagagagagagagagagagagagagagagagagagagagagagagagagagagagagagagagagagagagacgtcataTTATTGGGGGGAAgagaccaggtggcgctgcccggCACAGGTTCTCACTCTCAGCCATTTACTTAAGCCTGTCATTCAAGAGAGCCCCCGGCGAGAGTCTCTCAGCGCCGCACCTTCAGTGCACCTGTCCACCCTCCTCCTGGTGTCTATCTTGCGCCCGGGGataaatgtccccgcggcccggtctccaaccTGATAGTCTGCTCAACAGTCTGACGCTCAACAGATAAATCAGCTCATTTATTTtagttgaatatataaattattctGTAGTAGTGGGTGTACCTCAGGAGTCCAGAGACgagggttcgatcccattgttcAGCTTCGATATTTTCTCAATtggttgtgtgtttgtgaggaGTTTTGTGGCCAGTCTCAGCCACCCACTGTCCCATAGCGAGGAATATCCAGCCCGATCGcttgatttgccacaacgtaACAAATACAATgtgctaacctaaccagaaacgctCCAACCCAAACAACCCCCTTAACCTCACCCACCGACGCATAGAAAAAACGCATCTTTGCGAGCCGCCACTTTTCATTATATGTTGTATATGTACGATGGTGACCGCAATGATAATACTAAAACAATCACAAATTACTATGGTAAAAGTAAGGTACATGAGTCTAACTGCCAGCGGCTGGCCTCCAGCCCCGGacggacagacagagagagagagagagagagagagagagagagagagagagagagagagagagagagagagagagagagagagagagagagagagagagagagagagacagacagacagatagacaatcTATTTTATAGATAATAGACTGGTAGTGCCATCTGTGGCGGGTGGTTGGGTTATACAGTGGCAATTCACTGTTTCCTTTCCTTGTTTCCTTGTCTTGTCGTTCATTTCATATTTTTGTGTCGTTTCTCTCCAGATAAAGTGGCCGATTCATCATTTAAATTTCTTCATCTTTCAGAATTATGGAAATGGACGAAAACTGAGGAGAAAATTCTCTATCACGAGAGAAAATTTAAGGTTCCGTTTAAAAGTGGAGACAAAcgagtgatgagtgatggtgaggAAGTGAATAGTGAGTGTCGGGTGTTGTGAGTGCCTCCGACGTCATCATGGTGGCCCTGGTCAGGCTGGCACCCCAGAGAGAGAGTATAGAGAAGAACTAGCAGTTCCATCATTGACCCACAGGTGGCAGGCAGCCCGGCCTATACCACTAAATAAGTTATTCTGTATTGGCACGGAATTATTAAGTGTTAACGTGATGGATGCCAGCGGAGGGTGCCTGTCGTCCTGTCACTACTCGCCTCGGCGGAGAAGAAAATCCTCCTCGCTCTATACCTCCTACTCATCATCTTCTACCTCATCATCCTGGTGCCATGGGGGCGCCGAGGGTCGTGAGACGGGGGACCCGCCGCCCACCTGGGTGTACATGACAGTGTGGGTGGCCGGGGTCCTCGTCTACGTCAACGGTCTCACCGGGGACTTCGTGCATGACGACGTCAGCGCCATCAAAACAAACCCGGACGTGCTAGGAACTAACCCGCTGTCCCAGGTGTTCTGCAACGACTACTGGGGCAAGCCTCTGGTCGACCCGCGCTCCCACAAGTCGTATCGACCATTCACCATTCTCACTTTCAGGTAGGTTTATCCCAATCTCTTGTCTTCGGAATCGGTAAGTAGCGTACGAGGCCATTAGTCGATTATGAAGGATAATCGAAGGACTGAACCAGCACCCCTGGACTGTCCCAGAACGCGTACTACCATATGGTCCAGTATGTAGTGCGTGTGTGTCTGGGGGAGATCGGGGAGGCCGGTTCGATCTTTCACCCAAGggcccctattcacctagcagtaagttggtacctggaagttagacagctgctacgtgctgctttctagggctgtgtgtgtgtgtgtgtgtgcgcgcgtgtaagagtatatgtagtagacataatagaggaaaatagattggttagaaaggcggggtccaagagctaatagctcgattctgcatacacaaatagtaaataaacacacacacaacactctacATAGCTCTTCCAGCTTCTTCTCTTGCTCCTAGCTGTCACCATAACATTCACTGCTCTtaactgtcaccacaacattcactactcctacctgtcaccacaacattcactgctcttaactgtcaccacaacattcactgctcctacctgtcaccacaacattcactgctcttaactgtcaccacaacattcactgctcttaactgtcaccacaacattcgctgctcctacctgtcaccacaacattcactgctcttaactgtcaccacaacattcactgctcttaactgtcaccacaacattcactgctcctacctgtcaccacaacattcactgctcttaACTGTCACCACAATATTCACTGCTCTtaactgtcaccacaacattcactgttcctacctgtcaccacaacattcacagcTCCTGCCTGTCACCCCAACATTCACTGCTCTtaactgtcaccacaacattcactgctcctacATGTCACCccaacattcactgctcctacctgtcaccacaacattcactgctcctgtcaccacaacattcactgctcctaccTGTCACATTCCCACCCTGAAGctgtgtcttccccccccccaccccagcgtCTTCCTGCATATCTTATATCCCAAACTTTTTTACACTTGGCATATTCTATATGACCTTAAGCAGGTCATTAATGCCTCGcctgctgttgctccacacacctgcctccagtgtgcacgctgttgctccacacacctgcctccagtgtgcacgctgttgctccacacacctgcctccagtgtgcctgctgttgctccacacacctgcctccagtgtgcaagCTGTtgatccacacacctgcctccagtgtgcacgctgttgctccacacacctgcctccagtgtgcacgctgttgctccacacacctgcctccagtgtgcacgctgttgctccacacacctgcctccagtgtgcacgctgttgctccacacacctgcctccagtgtgcacgctgttgctccacacacctgcctccagtgtgcacgctgttgctccacacacctgcctccagtgtgcacgctgttgctccacacacctgcctccagtgtgcacgctgttgctccacacacctgcctccagtgtgcacgctgttgctccacacacctgcctccagtgtgcacgctgttgctccacacacctgcctccagtgtgcacgctgttgctccacacacctgcctccagtgtgcacgctgttgctccacacacctgcctccagtgtgcacgctgttgctccacacacctgcctccagtgtgcacgctgttgctccacacacctgcctccagtgtgcacgctgttgctccacacacctgcctccagtgtgcacgctgttgctccacacacctgcctccagtgtgcacgctgttgctccacacacctgcctccagtgtgcacgctgttgctccacacacctgcctccagtgtgcacg encodes the following:
- the LOC138372043 gene encoding protein O-mannosyl-transferase TMTC4-like, which encodes MDASGGCLSSCHYSPRRRRKSSSLYTSYSSSSTSSSWCHGGAEGRETGDPPPTWVYMTVWVAGVLVYVNGLTGDFVHDDVSAIKTNPDVLGTNPLSQVFCNDYWGKPLVDPRSHKSYRPFTILTFR